In the genome of Penaeus vannamei isolate JL-2024 chromosome 26, ASM4276789v1, whole genome shotgun sequence, one region contains:
- the LOC113821096 gene encoding uncharacterized protein, whose translation MKPSDICTLLHVNLWWALAVCVSFSRGEDAVANPLLRSLECSQEETHSCSQGNVTSTSWSGRGCFCDDFCGEYGDCCYDAEKDVDLGPASEAGRHRCVSLVKDEGQHMRASCPSGWVDEEVAALCRAASPEQMSFREDPLLHVPVTSRTSNVTYANYQCAVCHSDTHDVVFWNVDLKCPSLTGPSEVEVNATTVFREGQWGVVVNGSEQEVHKCNLTLSLGNIWKFPGRSCRLVVDKCMENWHDEAIEKLCHSYTSHVRINGEVYKNSFCATCNNASSIYPICNPRYYYYDEADEDVSFDYGVRFGVPSAPPQPFTMLIDFTCRNGNNKVGESCVYDPFSNKYRDLGEIKDLIHPDTPGNATAPPLSDGTCRNETIFKDDYIMVNDTVVIKVSNRTYYPGEYEVVEEGVLVCSFASDKYTAAMGWVTLAGLSASSLCLVLHLVAFALVPHLRNLHGRNVASLSVSLLGAYVSFILSVFAETSTTECYVFAVLIYYLFLTSFSWMNVLGFDVFYTFRRSRVRSGEQWKRFLVYSAYGWVLPACAVAAVVAVDQTRPPGFPPEFLPSLGQHLCWFGRRKALLAFFGAPLIASIIMNVALFVATTASITKTRQSEMRKTSPSEPKKEFLLYLRLAVLMGITWITAVVASYLEEEVLWYVFILLNTLQGLFIFLAFTCRTKVWEAIAQPCQASSSVSCCRRQESVPPASDQSGMFSSSTSTNMTPADSDMSIHSSNTVLTLKFSTISAV comes from the coding sequence ATGAAGCCATCTGACATTTGCACTCTGCTGCACGTGAATCTTTGGTGGGCGCTCGCAGTCTGTGTTTCGTTTTCACGCGGGGAAGACGCCGTCGCGAATCCACTGCTGCGTTCCTTGGAATGCAGTCAGGAGGAAACGCATTCGTGCAGCCAAGGAAATGTTACCTCGACGTCATGGTCTGGGAGAGGATGCTTCTGCGACGATTTCTGTGGCGAGTATGGAGACTGCTGCTACGACGCGGAAAAGGACGTCGATCTCGGACCTGCATCTGAGGCTGGGAGGCACCGCTGTGTCTCCCTTGTGAAGGACGAGGGCCAACACATGCGAGCGTCCTGTCCCTCTGGCTGGGTCGACGAGGAGGTCGCGGCGCTGTGTCGGGCAGCTTCACCGGAACAAATGTCGTTCCGAGAAGACCCGCTGCTTCACGTGCCGGTCACCAGTAGAACGAGTAACGTGACGTACGCGAACTACCAGTGCGCAGTATGCCATAGCGATACGCATGATGTGGTCTTTTGGAACGTCGACTTGAAGTGTCCCTCACTTACAGGCCCTAGCGAGGTTGAGGTGAATGCGACGACAGTGTTTCGAGAGGGCCAGTGGGGAGTGGTCGTGAATGGCAGTGAGCAAGAAGTGCACAAATGTAATCTGACACTCTCCCTCGGAAACATTTGGAAATTCCCCGGGAGATCGTGCAGACTTGTTGTGGACAAGTGCATGGAAAACTGGCACGATGAGGCGATAGAAAAACTTTGCCATTCATACACATCTCACGTAAGGATAAATGGGGAAGTTTACAAGAATAGCTTTTGTGCTACTTGCAACAATGCGTCCAGTATATATCCAATATGTAACCCccgctattactattatgatgaggCTGACGAAGACGTATCCTTTGATTATGGTGTGAGATTCGGCGTCCCTTCTGCGCCGCCTCAGCCTTTTACTATGCTGATAGACTTCACGTGCAGAAACGGCAATAATAAGGTAGGAGAAAGCTGTGTCTATGATCCGTTCTCCAACAAGTACAGGGATCTAGGTGAAATTAAGGACCTGATTCACCCAGACACACCAGGCAATGCCACTGCCCCTCCTCTTAGCGACGGAACCTGTAGAAACGAGACGATTTTCAAGGACGACTATATTATGGTCAACGACACTGTGGTTATAAAAGTGTCTAATCGCACTTACTATCCTGGGGAGTACGAGGTTGTAGAAGAAGGAGTTTTGGTGTGCTCCTTCGCGTCCGACAAATACACGGCCGCCATGGGGTGGGTGACGCTGGCTGGTCTGAGCGCGTCCTCCCTGTGCCTCGTGTTGCACTTGGTGGCCTTCGCCCTCGTGCCTCACCTCAGGAACCTTCACGGCAGGAACGTGGCATCTCTTTCTGTGTCGCTCCTCGGGGCCTACGTCTCGTTCATACTCAGCGTTTTCGCCGAGACATCGACGACGGAATGCTACGTGTTCGCGGTTCTCATTTACTACTTGTTTCTCACGTCGTTCTCGTGGATGAACGTCTTGGGCTTCGATGTGTTTTACACGTTCAGGCGAAGCAGAGTGAGGTCCGGAGAACAGTGGAAGAGGTTCTTAGTGTATTCTGCGTACGGGTGGGTGCTTCCCGCGTGCGCCGTCGCTGCGGTGGTAGCGGTGGACCAGACGAGGCCCCCCGGGTTCCCCCCGGAATTCCTTCCGAGTCTTGGGCAGCACCTGTGTTGGTTCGGGCGACGCAAGGCCTTGCTGGCGTTCTTCGGCGCCCCCCTGATCGCCAGCATCATCATGAACGTGGCTTTGTTCGTCGCTACGACAGCCAGCATCACCAAGACGAGGCAGTCAGAGATGCGGAAGACGTCCCCGAGTGAGCCGAAGAAGGAGTTCCTCCTATACCTCCGACTGGCCGTCCTGATGGGGATCACGTGGATCACTGCGGTGGTGGCCTCGTACCTGGAGGAGGAAGTGCTGTGGTACGTGTTCATCCTGTTGAACACTCTGCAGGGCCTATTCATCTTCCTGGCCTTCACCTGCAGGACCAAGGTGTGGGAAGCCATCGCGCAGCCTTGCCAAGCGTCGTCCTCCGTCAGCTGCTGCAGAAGGCAAGAGTCAGTACCTCCGGCGAGTGATCAGAGCGGAATGTTCTCCAGCTCTACCTCGACGAACATGACTCCCGCCGATTCAGACATGTCCATTCACTCCTCAAACACAGTGCTAACGCTCAAGTTTTCGACGATAAGTGCAGTTTAA